A stretch of DNA from Micromonospora peucetia:
ACGGTGGCCCGTACCCGGGCCGCCTCGTCCCGCGCCACCACGTCGAGGCTGTCGGCGATCCGGTCGAGGTCGTCGAGGAGGGCGATCGGGGTGACCACGTCGTCGTGGGCGACCTCGGCGAAGAGGTACTCCGCCAGGGTCGTCGGGGTCGGGTAGTCGAAGACCAGGGTGACCGGAAGGGCCACGCCGGTGGCCGAGCCGAGTCGGTTGCGCAGCTCGACGGCGGTGACGGAGTCGAAGCCCAGTTCCCGGAACGCCCGGTGCTCGTCCACCGACTCGGCGGACGGATAGTTGAGCACGGCGGCAACCTGGCTGCGGACCAGGCCGAGCAGCACGGCGTGCCGGTCGGCGGCGGGCAGCCCGGCGAGCCGCTCCTGCAACGAGTCCGGGCCGTCGCCGGCCGCCACGCTGGCCACCTTCTCGGCCGTGGCGAGCCGGCGCACGTCCGGCAGGTCGCTGATCAGCGGGCCGGGCCGGGTGGCGGTGAAGGCGACGGAGAACCTCTCCCAGGCCATGTCGGCGATGGTGAGGAACGCCTCGCCGTGGTCCACGGCCTGGTGCAACGCGGCGATGGCCGCGTCGGGGGTCATCTCGGGTACGCCGTGCCGGTGCAGCAGTTCGCCGAGCGGCCCGTCGGCCATGCCGCCGCCGGCCCACGCCCCCCAGGCGATGGACGTGGCGGTCAGCCCGAGGCCACGTCGGTGCTGGGCGAGCGCGTCGAGGAACGCGTTGCTCGGGGCGTAGTTGCCGACGCCGGAGCTGGCCACGCTGCCGGCGAAGGACGAGAACATGATGAACGCGGACAGTTCGTGGTCGAGGGTCAGCTCGTGCAGGTTGTACGCGACGTCGACCTTGGCCTGGAGCACCCGCTCGATCTGTTCCAGCCGGATGTCGTTGATCATGGCGTCGTCGAGCACGGCGGAGGCGTGCACGACCGTGGTGAGCGGGTACTCGGCGGGGATCGCGTCGATCAGGCCGGCCAGCGCGTCCCGGTCGGAGGCGTCGCACTCGACCACGGTGGCCTGCGCGCCCAGTTCGGTGAGGTCGTCGACGAGCTGCCGAGCGCCCGGCGCGGCCATGCCCCGCCGGCTGACGACGACGATGTTCTCCACACCGCTGCGGGCCAGCCAGCGGGCGGCGTGCCCACCGAGCGCGCCGGTGCCGCCGGTGACCAGCGCCGTGCCGTACGGCTGCCACGGGTTCGCGGGCTGGCTCTCGCCGAGCGGGACCCGGGTGAGCCGGCGGGCGAGCAGGCCGCCGGGGCGTACCGCGATCTGGTCCTCCTCCCCGGCGGTGGTGAGGGCCGCGACCAGCAGGTCGGCGCAGCGCTCGTCGACGGCCTCGGGCAGGTCCACGAGACCGCCCCAGCGCTGCGGGTGCTCCAGCGCGGCGACCCGGCCGAAGCCCCAGACCAGCGACTGCACCGGGGAGCGCAGCAGGTCGGCCCGGCCGACCGACGCGGCGCCCGAGGTGACGCTCCACATCGGGGCGCGCAGACCGATGTCGCCGAGGGCCTGGAAGAGCGCGACGGTGGCGGCGAAGCCGCCGGGCACGGACGGGTGCAGCGGGTGGGCCAGCTCGTCGAAGGCGAGCAGCGAGACCACGCCGGTCACCTCGGCGGCGGCGTCGCCGCCCGGTGCGGCGGCGAGCGCCTCTTGCAGCAGCTTGCCGAACTGGTCGCGGTCGACGTCGGGAGTGGAGACGGCAACCGGGACGAGCGTCGCGCCGGCGGTCGTGAACGCCTCGACGCAGGCGTCCTGCCAGGGCTCGATGATGTCGCCGGTCGGCATGACGACGACCCAGGTGCCGGTCATACCCCGGTTGGCGACGCCGGTCAGCGGCTTCCAGGTGTCCTGGTAGCGCCAGCTGTCGATGTCGGACTGCCTGCGCCGCTGCCGGCGCCAGGAGGTGAGCAGCGGCAGGGCCGGGAGCAGCGCGTCGAGAACCTCGTGGGCCGGGGTGTCCTCGGTGGCGATGGTCTCGGCGAGGGCGGTGACGTCCCCGCGTTCCACGGCGGCCCAGAAGCTCGCGTCGCTCGGGTCGGCCGCCTGCTGGAGCAGGCTCTCCAGGTCGGGGCCGCCGCTGCCGTCCAGCCAGAACCGCTGGTGGTCGAAGGCGTACGTGGGCAGCGGCGCCACCTCGGCCTCGGCGAGGACGTCCGCCAGGTCGACCGGCAGGCCGATGGCGTACGCGGTGGCCAGGTTGGTCAGCAGCCGGGTCGGGTCGTCGTCGCCGCGGCGCAGGCTGCCGAGGGTGTGGCCGGTGACCCCGGTGTCGTCGAGGATCGCCGCCACCGGCATCGTCAGCACGGGGTGCGGGCTGATCTCCACGAACGTGGTGTGCCCGGCGGTGACGGCCACCCGGACGGCGGCGTCGAAGCGCACCGTCCGGCGCAGGTTGTCGTACCAGTAGTCCGCGCCCATCGAGGCCGGGTCGGCCCAGTCACCGGTGAGCGTGGAGACCAGTCGGGTGTGACCAGCCTGCGGGGTGACGTCGGCCAGGTCCGTGCGGAGCTGTTCGGCCACCTGCTCGACGGCCGCCGAGTGGGAGGCGTAGTCCACCGGAATCAGGCGCGCCCGAATGCCGTCGGCCTGGCACGCCTCCACCAGGTCGGCGACGGGCTGCGGCGGACCGGACACCACCACGGTGGACGGTCCGTTGACCGCCGCCACCCCGACCCCGGGGAACCGGGGCAGACGCTCGGTGACCGCGTCGGCGGACAGGTCCACCGACGCCATCGTCCCGGTGCCCCGCAGCACGGCCAGCGCACGGGAGCGCAGGGCGACGGTCTTCGCGGCGTCCGCCAGGCTGAGAATGCCCGCCACGCATGCCGCGCCGATCTCACCCTGCGAGTGCCCGACCACCGCGTCAGGGACGACGCCAGCCGCGCGCCACACGGCCGCGAGGGCGACGCCGACGGCCCACAGGACCGGCTGCACGACCTCGACCCGGTCCAGCCACGACTCGTCGTCGCCGGTGAGCACCGAGACGAGGTCCACGTCCAGGTACGGCGCGAGGGCCCGCTGGCACTCGGCCAGCCGCGCGTCGAACACCGACGTACGACCGACCAGACCGGCGGCCATCCGCGCCGACTGGGCACCCTGGCCGGGGAAGACGAAGACGGGGCCGCCACCGGAACCGGTGACCGCACCGGTGACGAGGTTGCCGGCCGGGTGGCCGGCAGCCAGGGCGTCCAGCCCGGCGAGCAGTTCCTCGGCGCTCACGCCGACCACGGCGGCGCGGTGGTCGAACGTCGACCGGGTGGTGGCGAGGGACCAGCCGACCGCCGCCGGGGCGAGGTCGCCGTGCTCGCGCACGCGCTGCGCGAGCCGGGCGGCCTGACCGGCGAGAGCGGCCTTCGACCGGGCCGACACCGGCCAGACCGTCGCGTCCGAGGCGATCAGCCCGGGCCGCCGCACGGGCTCGACGGCGACGGCCTCGACGGCCACGCCGTCGATGTTCTCCGGGTCGGCTACGCGCGGCCGGTACTCCTCCAGGATCACGTGGGCGTTGGTGCCGCTCACGCCGAACGAGGAGACGCCGCCGCGGCGGGGACGGTCCAGTTCCGGCCACGGCTTGGACTCGGTGAGCAGGGACACCGCGCCGGCGGTCCAGTCCACGTGCGCGGACGGCTCGTCGACGTGCAGGGTCTCCGGCATGACGCCGTTGCGCAGCGCCATCACCATCTTGACCAGCCCGGCCACGCCGGCGGCGCTCTGGGTGTGGCCGATGTTCGACTTCACCGAGCCGAGCCACAGCGGCCGGTCCGCCGGCCGGTCCTGCCCGTACGTGGCGATGAGCGCCTGCGCCTCGATCGGGTCGCCGAGGGTGGTGCCGGTGCCGTGCGCCTCGACCATGTCGACGTCGGCGGTGCCGAGCCGGGCGTTCGCGAGGGCCTGCCGGATGACCCGCTGCTGGGAGGGGCCGTTCGGGGCGGTGAGCCCGTTGGACGCGCCGTCCTGGTTGAGGGCGCTGCCCCGGATCACGGCGAGGATCGGGTGGCCGTTGCGCTCGGCGTCGGCCAGCCGCTCCACGACGAGCACGCCGCCGCCCTCGCCCCAGCCGGTGCCGTCCGCGCCGTTCGCGAAGGCCCTGCACCGGCCGTCGACGGACATGCCGCGCTGCCGGGAGAAGACGACGAACACACCGGGGGTGACCATCACCGTGACGCCACCGGCGATGGCCAGGTCGCACTCGCCGCGACGCAGCGCGTTCACGGCGAGGTGCAGGGCCACCAGCGAGGAGGAGCAGGCGGTGTCGACGGTGACGGCGGGGCCGTTGAGGCCGAGGGTGAACGAGATCCGGCCGGACGCGACGCTGGTGGTGTTGCCGGTGCCGATGTACATGTCGACGCCCTCGGGCACGTTCGGCAGACCCATGCCGTAGTTCGAGGTGCTCAGCCCGACGAAGACACCGGTGGAACTGCCGCGCAGCGACAGCGGGTCGATGCCGGCCCGCTCGACGGCCTCCCAGGACGTCTCC
This window harbors:
- a CDS encoding type I polyketide synthase, coding for MSDDKLRYFLKRVTADLHDTRRKLQTVEARDQEPLAIVSMSCRFPGGVRSPEDLWKLVADGRDALTEFPDDRGWDLEALYDPDPNKPGKSYTRIGGFLDGAGDFDPSLFGISPREALAMDPQQRLLLETSWEAVERAGIDPLSLRGSSTGVFVGLSTSNYGMGLPNVPEGVDMYIGTGNTTSVASGRISFTLGLNGPAVTVDTACSSSLVALHLAVNALRRGECDLAIAGGVTVMVTPGVFVVFSRQRGMSVDGRCRAFANGADGTGWGEGGGVLVVERLADAERNGHPILAVIRGSALNQDGASNGLTAPNGPSQQRVIRQALANARLGTADVDMVEAHGTGTTLGDPIEAQALIATYGQDRPADRPLWLGSVKSNIGHTQSAAGVAGLVKMVMALRNGVMPETLHVDEPSAHVDWTAGAVSLLTESKPWPELDRPRRGGVSSFGVSGTNAHVILEEYRPRVADPENIDGVAVEAVAVEPVRRPGLIASDATVWPVSARSKAALAGQAARLAQRVREHGDLAPAAVGWSLATTRSTFDHRAAVVGVSAEELLAGLDALAAGHPAGNLVTGAVTGSGGGPVFVFPGQGAQSARMAAGLVGRTSVFDARLAECQRALAPYLDVDLVSVLTGDDESWLDRVEVVQPVLWAVGVALAAVWRAAGVVPDAVVGHSQGEIGAACVAGILSLADAAKTVALRSRALAVLRGTGTMASVDLSADAVTERLPRFPGVGVAAVNGPSTVVVSGPPQPVADLVEACQADGIRARLIPVDYASHSAAVEQVAEQLRTDLADVTPQAGHTRLVSTLTGDWADPASMGADYWYDNLRRTVRFDAAVRVAVTAGHTTFVEISPHPVLTMPVAAILDDTGVTGHTLGSLRRGDDDPTRLLTNLATAYAIGLPVDLADVLAEAEVAPLPTYAFDHQRFWLDGSGGPDLESLLQQAADPSDASFWAAVERGDVTALAETIATEDTPAHEVLDALLPALPLLTSWRRQRRRQSDIDSWRYQDTWKPLTGVANRGMTGTWVVVMPTGDIIEPWQDACVEAFTTAGATLVPVAVSTPDVDRDQFGKLLQEALAAAPGGDAAAEVTGVVSLLAFDELAHPLHPSVPGGFAATVALFQALGDIGLRAPMWSVTSGAASVGRADLLRSPVQSLVWGFGRVAALEHPQRWGGLVDLPEAVDERCADLLVAALTTAGEEDQIAVRPGGLLARRLTRVPLGESQPANPWQPYGTALVTGGTGALGGHAARWLARSGVENIVVVSRRGMAAPGARQLVDDLTELGAQATVVECDASDRDALAGLIDAIPAEYPLTTVVHASAVLDDAMINDIRLEQIERVLQAKVDVAYNLHELTLDHELSAFIMFSSFAGSVASSGVGNYAPSNAFLDALAQHRRGLGLTATSIAWGAWAGGGMADGPLGELLHRHGVPEMTPDAAIAALHQAVDHGEAFLTIADMAWERFSVAFTATRPGPLISDLPDVRRLATAEKVASVAAGDGPDSLQERLAGLPAADRHAVLLGLVRSQVAAVLNYPSAESVDEHRAFRELGFDSVTAVELRNRLGSATGVALPVTLVFDYPTPTTLAEYLFAEVAHDDVVTPIALLDDLDRIADSLDVVARDEAARVRATVRLQAMLSRLGQDSGGAAIGRHLDDATDDELFAMVDKDLGIS